TCGAAGAAGGCGGCCGCGAAAGCCGACGCCAAACAGGACGCCTCCAAAGCCGAGACAGCCAAGGCCGACGCCGCCGACCAGACTAAAGAGACCGCCGCCCCGAAAGCGGAGACGGCGGACAAGCCCGCCGAGGCCGCGAGCGACGCCACGGTCGTCGCCGACGCCGCTTCCGACAAGACCGATGAGACGGCCCAGGACGGCGACATCCTGCTGAACGCCGCTCCGGCCCCGGCCCAGCCCCTGATTCCGTTTTCCACCCCAGCCGTTCAGATCGCCGCCGCAGCGGCCGAGACCGCCGAGGCCGCCTCCGCCGCGATCGACGCCACGACGGCCCCGTCGCTCGAGCCCGTTCCGGCTCAGCCCGCCCAGACGACGGACGAGACGGCGGCGCAAACCTCGGCGCAGGCCTTCGACCAGGCTCCGGCTCAGGCCACCGCGCAGACGACGGGCGCCACAGCGACCGCTGAGGCCGCCCCGACCTCACGCCCCGCCGAAGAGGCGGCTGTCGCCGCCGCGACCGCCGCCATCGAACTCGCACAGGCCGCGGCCGAGACCGCCGGCCCGGTCGCGGGCGCCGTCGCCGACGTCGTGGGCGATCTTCTGGCCTCGGCCCTGAAGGCGGACGCCAAGGCCCCGCCGCCGGGGCCGGTTCTGGCCGCCGTCGCCGCCAAGGATGCGTCCGCTTCCGACAAGGCGGTCTCCCCGACGAGCCAGGCTACATTCAGGGCAGAAGCTCCCGTCGCCGAACCGGTCGCGGTCGAAGCTCAGCAGCCGGCTCCCGCCGCCCCGACCGCCGCTGAGACGTCTGCCGAGACCCAGGACGTGACCGAGGCTGCCCCGCGCATTCCCGCCCATCTGCGCGGCGAAGCCGTCTCAAACGCCCCTGTTCGGGCCGAGGCCTCCGAGGGCGCCGCGACCAGGGCCCTGGCCACGGCGACGGCCGCCACGACGCCGGAACAGACTTCGGCCGCCCCCGTCTCCGCCTCGACCTCGGCCTTCGCGGCCCAGGTTCAGGCTCAGGCCCAGACGCAGGACCCCGCCGCGCCGCTGGCCCTGAGCCCCGACGCCGTGCCGACGGCCCAGACCGCCCAGACCACTGCTTCGATCCAGACCACGCCCGCCGCGATCGCCCAGTCAGGGGCCCAGTCCGGCCTTTCGCGGGCGACGCTGGAGACCACGGTCCAGATCGCAGCCCAGATCACCCGCCAGCTCGCCGGCCGTTCGACCCGGTTCGAGATGGGACTGACGCCGGAAGGCCTGGGCAAGGTCAATGTCAGCATGGACATCGACGCCAGCGGCCGGCTGACCGCCCAGCTGGCCTTCGACAATCCCCTGGCCGCCGCAGACCTGCGCGCCCGCGCCGACGAGCTGCGCAGCCAACTGCAGGACGCCGGCTTCACCCTGGCCGACGACGCCCTCAGCTTCACCCAGCAGGACGCCTCGTCCTCGAACGGCAACGATCGCGGCTCCGAGCAGCGTCAGGGCCGCGCCTTCGCCTCGGCGTCGCGCATCTCCGATCAGGCTGACGCCCTGCCGCCCGTTCCCGCCGCCTGGGTTTCCCTGTCCCTCACGCCTCGCGGCGTGGATATGAAGGTCTGATCCGATGGTCGCCGCAGTCACCACAGTCGATTCAGCCGCCGCTAACGCCAATTCCGCCCGGACCAGCCTGGCGACGAATTTCGACACCTTCCTGACCCTGCTGACCGCCCAGCTGAAGAACCAGGATCCGCTGTCGCCGATGGACTCCACGGACTTCACCGCCCAGCTGACCCAGATGACCGGGGTGCAACAGCAACTGCTGACCAATGATCTGCTCACCAGCCTGCTGGCGGCCCAGAACGGCGGCGGCCTGGCCAACGGCTCCAACTACATCGGCAAGGAAGTCACCGCGGTCTGGGCGGCCGACAAACTGACCGACGGCAAGGCCAGCTGGAGCTACGAGCTGGGCGCCGACGCCACCGACGTCAGCCTCTCGGTCCTGGACAGCGCCGGCAAGGTCGTCTGGACCGGCAAGGGCAGCGAGCTGAAGACCGGCTCCCACGACTTCACCTGGGACGGCAAGACCACCGCCGGCGGCCAGATGTCGGACGGCGGCGTCTATACCCTGAAAGTCAGCGCCACCAACGCCGCGGGCACGGCCATAAGCAGCCAGGTCCTGATGACCGGCACGGTCGACGGGGTCGAGCTCTACGACAACGTCCCCTACCTCAACGTCGGCAACACCATCATTCCGCTGAGCACGGTCATCTCGCTGCAGAAGAAGGCCGTCGCCGAGACCCCGACAGACGCCAGCACCCCCGCCACGGCGGACGCCTGATTCCCTTCCCCGAACGCCAACAGTTTTAGTTTCAAGGAACACACGCCATGAGCATCAACAGCGCCCTTCTGGCCGGGGTCTCGGGCCTCTCCGCCAACTCGGCCGCCCTGGCCGCCATCTCGCAGAACATCGCGAACGTGAACACCATCGGCTACAAGCGCGTGGCCAGCGAGTTCTCTACCGTGGTCAACAGCCAGACGCGCGGCGCGGGCTATTCGGCGGGCGGCGTCCTGTCCAACACCCGTAACTACATCTCGCAAGGCGGCCAGCTGCAGCGCACGACCGAGTCGACCGACCTCGGCATTTCCGGCGCCGGCTTCTTCGTCACCACCCAGAAGGCCGAGGGTCTGGACGCGACCGACCCACGCCTGTTCACCCGCGCCGGCGCCTTCCGCGTCGATGAGTTCGGCTATCTGAAGAACACCGCCGGCCTGTACCTGCAGGGCTGGCCCGTCGACAGCAACGGCAACCTGAACACCGACCCGTCGGACCTGGGCCGCCTGCGCTCGATCAACGTCGGCTCGGTCGGCGGCACCGCCGAGGCCACCACCCGCGCCCAGCTGAACGCCAACCTGAAGTCCAGCCAGCCTGTCTCGGCCGAAGCCAAGGCCGCCGCCGCTTACGCCGCCGACCCGCTCGATCCCGCCGGCGCCGGTCGCTACGACCCGACGACCAACTCCATGGCCATGTACGATCCGGACACCCTGGCCGGGACCAAGCCGGACTTCGAGATGACCGTGCCGGTGTCGGATTCCAAAGGCGGCCAGCGCACCGTCGCCGTCTCCTTCCTGAAGAGCGCCACCCCCAACCAGTGGTACGCTGAAATCCGCGCGATCCCGGCCAGCGACGTGATCACCGGCGCGCCTCTTGCGAATGGTCAGCTGAAGAGCGGCCTGGTGGCCTTTACCCAGGACGGCCGTCTCGACGTCGACGCCATGGCCGCCCTGGGCTCGGCCGCCCTGTTTTCCGACGTCACTGACGCCAGCATTCACTTTGGCTCTTCCAACTCGGCCGCGCCTGCGGCGGGCGAGATCAAATGGGCGGATGGTCTGGGCATCGACAACCAGAACCTGGCCTTCAACCTCAACGCCTCTGCCGGCGGCCTGACGCAGTACGACTCCGACTCCGTCGTCCAGGCCGTGGTCACCAACGGTACGGCCTTCGGCAACCTGTCGAACATCGAGATCGACGAGACCGGCTTCGTCACCGCCATCTTCGACAACGGCGTTACCCGCAAGATCGCCCAGCTCGCCCTGGCCACCTTCACCAGCCCGGACAGCCTGACCCCCGCCAACGGCAACGCCTTCAAGGTCAGCCAGGGCTCGGGGACCTACAACCTGAAGGCCCCTGGCAGCGGCGGCGCGGGCTTCATCGGCGCCTCCCAGCTGGAAGCCTCGACCGTCGACCTCTCGGCCGAGTTCACCGGCCTGATCACCACCCAACGGGCCTATTCCGCCTCATCCAAGATCATCACCACCGCCGATGAAATGCTGGCCGAACTGATCAACGTCAAACGCTGATCGGCAAGTAATTAATCATTAGTGTCAATGAATCGTCGCTTAAATACTGGCCAGACGGGCTCTTCGGATGGATCCGATTTTATCGTTTCCTTCACCACGAGCTTTAAACGGCCTTTAGCGCTGCGTGGCTATTGTCTCATCAACGGTGATTGGTGATGAGGCAAAAGCCCATGTTGCAAGAGCGACGCCTGAATAACAAAGGCGAACAATACGTGGTCGGACCGACTGGCACGCCCCTGACGCTGCGCGATCTGCCGCCGGCGAATACCGACCGGTGGGTCATCCGCCGCAAGGCCGAGGTCGTCGCCGCCGTTCGCGGCGGTCTCCTGTCGCTAGAGGACGCCCTTTCGCAATACCGTCTGACGGCGGAAGAGTTCATCGCCTGGCAGAAGGCGATCGACAAATGGGGCATGCAGGGCCTGCGCACGACGCGGATCCAGAGCTACCGCTCCTAAGGCTTTCCCTATCAAGGGATAGACGGACGGCCGCTCCCGGCGACGGGGGCGGTCGTTGTCGTCTGGGCCGCCTGAAAGACACACATTGCGACGTCACATGCGGGCAGACCTCGAAATTGTCCCGGTTCCGCACTAGATGGCGGCGATGAGTTTGGCCGAAGACTTTTGCCCCGTTCCCGACATGGCCCCCGCTGACATGGATCAGGCGGTCGAGGCCGCGCGTCTGGCGGTCGGGCTGCCCGTGGGATCGCGGATCGTCGCGGCCATGTCCGGCGGGGTGGATTCCACCGTCGTCGCGGCCCTGCTGCACAAGGCGGGCTATGACGTCGTCGGCGTGACCCTGCAGCTCTACGACCACGGCGCGGCGCTCAAGAAGAAGGGCGCCTGCTGCGCCGGTCAGGACATTCACGACGCCCGTCTGGCCGCCGAGACCCTCGGCATCCCCCACTATGTGCTGGATTACGAAAGCCGGTTCCGCGACGCGGTGATCGACCAGTTCGCCGACTCCTATCTGGCGGGACAGACGCCGGTTCCGTGCATTCGCTGCAACCAGACGGTCAAGTTCCGCGACCTGCTGGACGTCGCCCGGGATCTGGGCGCCGCAGCCATGGCCACGGGCCACTATGTCGGCCGCGCCGTCGGTCCGGACGGCCGCGCCCAGATGCGCAAGGCCATCGACCCCTCGCGTGACCAGTCCTATTTCCTGTTCGCCACCACCCCGGCCCAGCTCGACTATCTGCGCTTCCCGCTGGCGGGCCTCGAAAAGCCCCAGGTGCGCGGCGTCGCGGCCGAACTGGGTCTGCGGATCGCGGCCAAGCCGGACAGCCAGGACATCTGTTTCGTCCCCTCCGGTGACTACCGCACCCTGATCGACCGCCTGCGGCCGCAGGGGCGCGAAGCCGGCGAGATCGTGCACATGGACGGCCGGGTATTGGGCGCCCATTCGGGCATCACCGACTACACCATCGGCCAGCGCCGGGGCTTGAACGTCGCCGTGGGCGAGCCCCTGTTCGTGACGAAACTGGACCCGGAAAGGCGCCGCGTCATCGTCGGCCCGCGCGAAGCCCTGCTGACCGCCAGCCTGACGCTGGACGAAACCAACTGGCTGGGCGACCAAGCGGATATCGAGGCGGCGGCTTTGGCCGGAACGCCGGTGCTGGCGCGCGTCCGCTCGACCCGTCCCCCCTCCCCGGCAAAGCTGACGCTGACGGACGGTGTGATCGGCGTCGCCTTCGAGACCGGCGAAGAAGGCGTGGCCCCCGGTCAGGCCTGCGCGCTTTACGACCCGACGGACCCCGACCGCCTGCTGGGCGGAGGCTTCATCCAGACCACGACGGCCTGCGTCGCCTGATCGCAGACCAGCGTTCATTAAATCGACGACAGGTTGCGTCCGAAATGCTGTGATGAAGGCTCAGGTAGTCATCATCCACACATCAAGGATCCGTCCATGCGCGTCGTGACTCTGGTTTCCGCCCTCGCCCTCCTAGCCCCCGTGATGGCGACCGCAGCCTCCCCGGCCTTTGCGGAAGCGCCCGCGACGGCCCCCGCAACGGCAACCGCCCCAGGCATCTATACCGCCGCTCAGTTCTTCCAGACCCGCAACTACCGGGTCGGTGGTTTCGGGGCCGACGCCTTCACCCACGACGGCAAGTCGCTGCTGATCTCATCGGACGCGACCGGGACCTTCAACGCCTACGCCCTGCCTCTGGCTGGCGGCGCCCCGGTCGCCCTGACGACCTCCACCACGGTCGCGACCAATGCGGTCAGCGCCTTTCCGAACGATGACCGGATCCTTGTGACCCACGATGGTGGCGGCGACGAGCTGAACCACCTCTATGTCAGGGCCGCCGATGGGACCCTGACGGACATCACCCCCGGGGAGAAGCTGAAGGCCGATTTCCTCGGCTGGAATACCGACGGCCAGACCTTCTACGTCACTTCCAACAGCCGCGACCCGGAGGCGTTCGACCTGTACGCCTATGACGCCGCGACCCTGACCCCGACCCGGGTGTTCGAGAACACCGGCGGCTATGTGATCGGCGGCGTATCCTATGACGGCCGCACCGTGGCGCTGACCAAGTCCCTGACCAGCGCCAACTCCGACCTCTATGTCGCCGATCTGTCGACGGGCGGAGCGCCAAAGCTGATTTCAGAGCACACCGGAAACATCGCCTTCGCAGTTTCGGACTTCACACCGGATTCAAAGGCCCTGATCTTCCTGACCGACGAGCATGGCGAG
The genomic region above belongs to Brevundimonas goettingensis and contains:
- a CDS encoding flagellar hook-length control protein FliK, with translation MSLPSSAIASLVPPAPTRAAKAAASASGDDFGALMAADRDDRDAVAAAAKQAASKKAAAKADAKQDASKAETAKADAADQTKETAAPKAETADKPAEAASDATVVADAASDKTDETAQDGDILLNAAPAPAQPLIPFSTPAVQIAAAAAETAEAASAAIDATTAPSLEPVPAQPAQTTDETAAQTSAQAFDQAPAQATAQTTGATATAEAAPTSRPAEEAAVAAATAAIELAQAAAETAGPVAGAVADVVGDLLASALKADAKAPPPGPVLAAVAAKDASASDKAVSPTSQATFRAEAPVAEPVAVEAQQPAPAAPTAAETSAETQDVTEAAPRIPAHLRGEAVSNAPVRAEASEGAATRALATATAATTPEQTSAAPVSASTSAFAAQVQAQAQTQDPAAPLALSPDAVPTAQTAQTTASIQTTPAAIAQSGAQSGLSRATLETTVQIAAQITRQLAGRSTRFEMGLTPEGLGKVNVSMDIDASGRLTAQLAFDNPLAAADLRARADELRSQLQDAGFTLADDALSFTQQDASSSNGNDRGSEQRQGRAFASASRISDQADALPPVPAAWVSLSLTPRGVDMKV
- the flgE gene encoding flagellar hook protein FlgE, translated to MSINSALLAGVSGLSANSAALAAISQNIANVNTIGYKRVASEFSTVVNSQTRGAGYSAGGVLSNTRNYISQGGQLQRTTESTDLGISGAGFFVTTQKAEGLDATDPRLFTRAGAFRVDEFGYLKNTAGLYLQGWPVDSNGNLNTDPSDLGRLRSINVGSVGGTAEATTRAQLNANLKSSQPVSAEAKAAAAYAADPLDPAGAGRYDPTTNSMAMYDPDTLAGTKPDFEMTVPVSDSKGGQRTVAVSFLKSATPNQWYAEIRAIPASDVITGAPLANGQLKSGLVAFTQDGRLDVDAMAALGSAALFSDVTDASIHFGSSNSAAPAAGEIKWADGLGIDNQNLAFNLNASAGGLTQYDSDSVVQAVVTNGTAFGNLSNIEIDETGFVTAIFDNGVTRKIAQLALATFTSPDSLTPANGNAFKVSQGSGTYNLKAPGSGGAGFIGASQLEASTVDLSAEFTGLITTQRAYSASSKIITTADEMLAELINVKR
- a CDS encoding flagellar hook assembly protein FlgD; protein product: MVAAVTTVDSAAANANSARTSLATNFDTFLTLLTAQLKNQDPLSPMDSTDFTAQLTQMTGVQQQLLTNDLLTSLLAAQNGGGLANGSNYIGKEVTAVWAADKLTDGKASWSYELGADATDVSLSVLDSAGKVVWTGKGSELKTGSHDFTWDGKTTAGGQMSDGGVYTLKVSATNAAGTAISSQVLMTGTVDGVELYDNVPYLNVGNTIIPLSTVISLQKKAVAETPTDASTPATADA
- the mnmA gene encoding tRNA 2-thiouridine(34) synthase MnmA, with translation MAAMSLAEDFCPVPDMAPADMDQAVEAARLAVGLPVGSRIVAAMSGGVDSTVVAALLHKAGYDVVGVTLQLYDHGAALKKKGACCAGQDIHDARLAAETLGIPHYVLDYESRFRDAVIDQFADSYLAGQTPVPCIRCNQTVKFRDLLDVARDLGAAAMATGHYVGRAVGPDGRAQMRKAIDPSRDQSYFLFATTPAQLDYLRFPLAGLEKPQVRGVAAELGLRIAAKPDSQDICFVPSGDYRTLIDRLRPQGREAGEIVHMDGRVLGAHSGITDYTIGQRRGLNVAVGEPLFVTKLDPERRRVIVGPREALLTASLTLDETNWLGDQADIEAAALAGTPVLARVRSTRPPSPAKLTLTDGVIGVAFETGEEGVAPGQACALYDPTDPDRLLGGGFIQTTTACVA
- the sciP gene encoding CtrA inhibitor SciP gives rise to the protein MLQERRLNNKGEQYVVGPTGTPLTLRDLPPANTDRWVIRRKAEVVAAVRGGLLSLEDALSQYRLTAEEFIAWQKAIDKWGMQGLRTTRIQSYRS